The region ACCGAGGACAAATTCAGTTCATCCAGCTGACGCTGCTGAATGACCAGCGCCGCCCCGACCTTTTCCAGAGAACGAGCGTTCTTGAGCTGGTGGTCGTGGGTTGCATAGGGAAAGGGCACCAGAATGCTCGGCTTTCCCGCCACAGTGAGTTCGGCGATGGTCGTGGCCCCGGCCCGGCAGATCACCAGATCGGCGAAGCTATATGCCTCGTGCATGTCGCTGATGAACGGCTCCACCCGCGCGGCTGGGTATTTTTGGTCGTAAATTTCACGGATGGCCTCGAATTCGTCCTTTCCCGTCTGATGCCAGATACCCAGTCCCAAGGCCTTGAGCCTGTCCAGTTCCTGCACCACGAAGCTATTCAGGGCTGAAGCGCCCTGGCTGCCGCCAACGATCAGGATGTTGCGTCCCTGCATGCGCCGCCCATCCCGCAGGGCGCGAATCTCGGCACGGACGGGATTACCGGTGACAACTGCCTTCTTGCCACCAAAGATCGGACCTTCCATGTCCGCGAAGCTGACCAGGATGCGATCCACGCGCCGCGCCAGAATGCGGTTGGTCACCCCGGGCATGCTGTTCTGCTCGTGAATGGCCGAAGGGATGCCCATCAGGCTTGCCGCCAGCGGGCAGGAAAATCCCGCGTATCCGCCCAGCCCCAGCACCACGTCGGGCCTGAACTCGCGCAAAAGCTTCCAGGCCTTGAACAGGCTGCGCCCCAGCCACAAGGCCGTAGCCGCGCTCTTGATGCCTCGTCCCAGAACTCCCTGAGCCGGCAGGGCCACAAAAGGCAATCCGGCCTTGCGCGCCCACTCTCCTTCAGGTCCGCGCTCCGAGCCCACGAACAGGATCTCGCAATCGGGCACAGCGGCGCGAACGGACTCCGCCACGGCCAGAGCCGGGAAAATATGGCCTCCGGTGCCGCCTGTGGTTAGAATCAAACGCTTCATGCCTTGACCTTGCGTGACAGGTTGAGCAGCACCCCTGTGCAGAAAAATCCGGTAAGCAGGTGGCTGCCGCCATAACTCAAAAACGGCATGGGCACTCCCTTGGGAGGAATGGCGCCCAGGACCACGCCCATGTTCAGGATCCCGCCAACGATCACGATCGCTCCCATGCCGAAAGCGGTGATGCGGTCGTGCATGGATGCCTGGCGGATGCTGATCGCAAGAGTCCGCCACAGGACCACCCCGAGCAGGATGATGATCAGGGAAACGCCCACGAATCCCAGTTCTTCCCCAAGCACGGACATGATGAAGTCATTGTGTGCTTCGGGCAGGAAGAAAAGCTTCTGCTTCCCCTCGCCAAGCCCCTGTCCAAGCCAACCGCCCGACCCCAGTCCGTAAAGGGATTGCACGAGCTGGTATCCAGTATTCTGGGCATCCTGGAACGGGTCCAGAAAGGAAAAGACCCGGCGAAAGCGGTACGGGGAATTGACCACCAACAGCGTCGCCGAGACCAGGGCCAGAACGATGGCCGAGCCCAGAAAAATGATTCGCGTCCCGCCGACCAGGCACATCAGGAAAAGCAGGCCCGCCAGAAACACCGCGCCTCCGAAATCAGGTTGCAGGAGCAGCAGGAAACACAGACTCCCCGTGACCATGATCGGAGGCAGAAAACCCACGCTGAAAGTTTTGATCAGGTCCTGCTTGTTGGCGAAAAAGTAGGACAGATAGAAAACCAGCGCGATCTTGGCGGCTTCCAGCGGCTGAACCGAAAACGGGCCAACCCGGAGCCAGCGGCTTGCTCCGCCTGCAGTGGTACCGAGAGGCGAAAACACGGTCAGCAGAAGAAGTCCCGCCGCCATGAGGATCCAGAGATACGTGTGGCGGTAAAAAAATTCCATGTTCGTGCGGGCCGCAACGGTCAGCACGACGCCTCCGGCGACCATGAACAGCACCTGCTTCCAGAACAGGGCGTATTTGTCGCCGTAAACCTTCTCGGCCATGATTCCGCTTGCGCTGAGGACCATGATGAGCCCAAGCGAGGCCAGGCAGATGACCGCACCCAGAAGGATGACGTCAAAACTCATGAGCTGGCGGGCCGCTTCACGCTGGGTGATCTTCATGACGCCCCCTCCACCCATTCACGCACTGCGCGCTGAAACGTCTTGCCCCGCTCCTTGTAGTTGGCAAAGAGGTCAAAACTGGCCGTGGCCGGAGACAGAAGCACGCATTCTCCGCTGCGGGCGTCGGCGGCGGCCCTGAACAGGGCTTCTTCCAGCGTTGCGTCCCAGCTGATTTCCTTGCCGCAATCACTCCAGGCCTCTTCGAAAATTTCCCGCGACTGCCCGAACAGGTACACCCCACGGACCTTGTCACGCAGCACCGGCAACACCGCTCCAAGATCACCGCCTTTGAACACGCCTCCAGCCAAAAGGCGTACTGGGCGGTCCTGGCTTTCGAGCGCCGCTATCATGGAATCGACGGTCGTGGATTTGGAGTCGTCGATAAAAACGACGCCCTTGTGCTCCGCCACTGCCTCGATACGGTGCGGCAGGGTGGTGAAGCCATCGATTCCGCGCTGCACATCCTCCTGGGAAAGCCCGAAATAGCGGCATGCCAGATAGGCCGCCTCCATGTTTTCCCGGTTGTGCTCGCCGGGCAGGCCCGGACATTCAAAACGGGGACTGGCCACGAAATAGACCCTGCGGCCCTGCGTGAAATTCCGTCTCTCCAGCTCGTCCTTCATGGGCAGCGGCGCCACGGCCAGATCAGACGCAGTCATGCGTGCAAACATGGAGAGCTTCGCACTCAGGTATTCTTCCATGGTCTCATGGTAGTCGAGGTGGTTGGGCGAAAAATTGAGCAACACGCCCACCCGGGGATGAAAGGATGGCGAATTCTGCAACTGAAAACTCGACACCTCGAGCACCAGGATCTCGGCCTGCGCCCCGCTCAGCAGATATTCGGACAGAGGCGTGCCGATATTCCCGCCGGTGAATACCTTTTTCCCGTTGGCTTCGAGAATTCGGCTGATGAGGGTCGTGGTCGTGGTTTTGCCGTTGGTGCCGGTCACCGCGATGATGGGCTCGGACACAAACCAGCTTGCCAGTTCCAGCTCGGAAACCACCTGCACGCCTTCCGGCAGAAGCTTCGCGATTTTGGTGCGGGCTATGCCCGGACTGAGCACGATCAGGTCAGCGCCCGCAAAATGCCTGGGTTCGTGCGCGCCTGCGCAGACCGTGATTCCCATGTCGGCCGGAATCTTGGCTGCGCTTGCCTCGTTCTTCTCAAGCACGCGCACGGACGCACCCATTTTCACCAGAAGACGCGCCGCCGCGATGCCGGAAGCTCCCGCTCCCAGCACTACCGCGGTGTAACCGCGAAGCTGATCTTCATGGATGAATTCGCGCATGCCCTTCTACCTCAACTTGAGTGTTCCCAGAGCCATGACCGCCAGGAGAAGCGACAGAATCCAGAAACGGATGATGATTTTCGACTCGTGCAGGCCTTTCTTCTCGAAATGATGGTGCAAGGGCGCCATGCGAAAGATCCGCTTCCCGCCGCTGACCTTGAAATAACCCACCTGCAGGATCACCGACAGGGTCTCGACCACGAAGAGGCCGCCCACGATGACCAGAAGCAGTTCCTGCTTGCACAGGATGGCGATGAATCCCAGCGTGCCCCCGATGCTCAGGCTGCCCACGTCACCCATGAAGACCTGGGCCGGAAAGGCGTTGAACCACAAAAATCCAAGGCCCGCCCCGACCATGGCCCCGCATATCACGGTGACCTCGCCGACCCCGGCTATGTAGGAGACCTGCAGATAGTTCGAAAGGTTCACATGGCCGGCCACATAGACGAAAAGAGCGAAGCACCCGGCCGAGACCACGGCCGGGCCAATGGCCAGACCGTCCAGGCCGTCTGTCAGGTTGACCCCGTTGGAGGCCCCGATCATGACGAAAAGTCCGAACGGAACGTAAAACCAGGTCAAATCCGGGTTGAAATTCTTGAAGAACGGCACCATGAGCTTGGTCGAATATTCCGGAAACGACACCAGCAGGGAGACCGCTCCGACACTGACGATCAGCTGCCCCAGAAGCTTGATCCTGGGGGAGAGGCCGTCGTTGTGCCTGCGCACGACCTTTATATAGTCGTCGACAAACCCGACCGCTCCGAAACCAAGAAAGACCATCACCGTCAGCCATATGTATTTGTTACTCAGGTCGCTCCACAAAAAAACGCTGAAGAGCATGCAAAACCCGAACAGCAGGCCGCCCATGGTCGGAGTTCCGCTCTTGGCCTGATGATCCGGGCCGCACTCTTTTATGTATTGACCAAACTTCAGCTTGCGCAACCATCTTATGAAGATTGGTCCGATAATTATCGACAGAATAAGCGCTGTCAGCATGGCATAAATGGACCGAAACGTGATGTAACGAAACACGTTGAGCATGCTGACTTGGTCGCTAAGGGGGTACAGCAGATGGTAAATCATGCCCAGCTCCTCTCCAGCGCAGAATAATACTGCTCTATTTTACATCCCCGCGACCCTTTGAAGAGCATGACACCCTGCTCGCAGCGCACTGCGCTCAACGCTTGCAGAACCTCTTCAGCCCCGGACACTTTCCTGAAAACACCCGTGAATCCGCCAAGTCCGGCCTCCACGTCCTGTGCGTGACTCCCCTGAAAAAAACAGTGCGATGCACCCGTACTTGCGATCAATTCGCCAAGTTCGCGATGAGCGCTGGAGCTGATCGGTCCCAGTTCGAGCATGTCGCCAAGTACCAGCACCAGTCGCTTACCCTCGCCAAGACGACCGGCCTCGCGGATGGAGCGGGCCATGGACACCGGATTCGCGTTGTAGGTATCGTCGATGAAGAGCCAGGATCCGACGCGGCTCTGCACGAATCGCTGGGCCACCGGGCTGTAGATCGCCAGTGCGGACTCGATGGCCGCCATGGTCATGCCAAGCTCCATGGCCATGGCTACAACCGCAACCAGGTTTTCCCCGATATGAACGTTGGGCGACACCGTACATCGCAACTCTTCGCCCCTGACGCTCAAGGTATAGGAAATGCCGTCCCTGGTGTTCTCCTGCCGCAGGCATGAATAGTCGGCACTGGCGCCGGATCCGGAAAAGGTCACCAGCTTTTCAATGCGCTTCGCGCTCTGCTGCAATAACTCCGGATAGTCGGCATTGACGCAGGCGAATCCGCCCTTACGGACATGGTCGATCAGGACCGACTTCTGCTCCGCCACTCCGGCCAGGCTGCCGAGCCCTTCAAGATGGCAGGATCCGATGTTGACCAGAAGCGCCGCGTCGGGAGCCAGAATATACCCCAGTTCGTCCATGTCGCCGGAGCGACTGATGCCTAGCTCCAGAACCCAGAAGTCCTCGTCTCCGTACATTTCCAGAATGGACAGGGGCAGACCGATCTGATTGTTCAAATTGCGAAAATTCTTGGTGGTCCGCCCTGCCGCCGACAGCACCTGTGCCAGCATCTCCTTGACCGTGGTCTTGCCGGCCGAACCGCTGACGCCGATGACCCTGGCGCGGGTTCGTTCCCGCCAGACCCTGGCCAACCGGCCCAGCGCCGAGGTCGTGTCACGCACCAGCAGCACCGGCACATCCACATCCAGCGGAGTGCTGGCCACGACGGCACAGGCACCGTTTGCCACCGCCTGTCGTGCGAATTCGTGTCCATCGAGCTTCTGTCCGACGATGCAGAAAAAGAGGTCTCCCTTGCGTACGGCCCGACTGTCGATGCTGACCCGGTTCACGATTGCGTCGTGGCCCTGTTCGATGCTCGCGGCCATGGCGGAGGCGATTTGCTGCAAGGTCATATTCATGACAGGCACTCCCGCACGACCTCGAAGTCCGAAAAATGACGTTTCTCCGTACCGATGATCTGATAGTCCTCATGGCCCTTGCCGGCGATGAGCAGGGCGTCGCCGGGCTGCATGCTCGCAACGGCCAGTGCGATGGCCTTGCGCCGGTCGACCTCGCGCAGGACCTGACGTGCGCTTGCCAGCCCAGGCACGATCTGATCGATGATGGAATCCGGATCTTCGGTGCGAGGATTGTCGGAGGTGACCACGGCCACGTCGGCATGCCGGGCCACAGCCTCACCCATGAGCGGCCGTTTGCCCGCATCGCGATCTCCGCCGCAACCGAACACCGTGACCAGGCGCTTGAAACCCATGGATTTCAGCGCTACCGAAACTTTTTCAAGCGCGTCGGGGGTGTGCGCGTAGTC is a window of Deltaproteobacteria bacterium HGW-Deltaproteobacteria-18 DNA encoding:
- the ftsW gene encoding putative lipid II flippase FtsW, producing MKITQREAARQLMSFDVILLGAVICLASLGLIMVLSASGIMAEKVYGDKYALFWKQVLFMVAGGVVLTVAARTNMEFFYRHTYLWILMAAGLLLLTVFSPLGTTAGGASRWLRVGPFSVQPLEAAKIALVFYLSYFFANKQDLIKTFSVGFLPPIMVTGSLCFLLLLQPDFGGAVFLAGLLFLMCLVGGTRIIFLGSAIVLALVSATLLVVNSPYRFRRVFSFLDPFQDAQNTGYQLVQSLYGLGSGGWLGQGLGEGKQKLFFLPEAHNDFIMSVLGEELGFVGVSLIIILLGVVLWRTLAISIRQASMHDRITAFGMGAIVIVGGILNMGVVLGAIPPKGVPMPFLSYGGSHLLTGFFCTGVLLNLSRKVKA
- a CDS encoding UDP-N-acetylmuramoylalanine--D-glutamate ligase produces the protein MREFIHEDQLRGYTAVVLGAGASGIAAARLLVKMGASVRVLEKNEASAAKIPADMGITVCAGAHEPRHFAGADLIVLSPGIARTKIAKLLPEGVQVVSELELASWFVSEPIIAVTGTNGKTTTTTLISRILEANGKKVFTGGNIGTPLSEYLLSGAQAEILVLEVSSFQLQNSPSFHPRVGVLLNFSPNHLDYHETMEEYLSAKLSMFARMTASDLAVAPLPMKDELERRNFTQGRRVYFVASPRFECPGLPGEHNRENMEAAYLACRYFGLSQEDVQRGIDGFTTLPHRIEAVAEHKGVVFIDDSKSTTVDSMIAALESQDRPVRLLAGGVFKGGDLGAVLPVLRDKVRGVYLFGQSREIFEEAWSDCGKEISWDATLEEALFRAAADARSGECVLLSPATASFDLFANYKERGKTFQRAVREWVEGAS
- the murG gene encoding undecaprenyldiphospho-muramoylpentapeptide beta-N-acetylglucosaminyltransferase — encoded protein: MKRLILTTGGTGGHIFPALAVAESVRAAVPDCEILFVGSERGPEGEWARKAGLPFVALPAQGVLGRGIKSAATALWLGRSLFKAWKLLREFRPDVVLGLGGYAGFSCPLAASLMGIPSAIHEQNSMPGVTNRILARRVDRILVSFADMEGPIFGGKKAVVTGNPVRAEIRALRDGRRMQGRNILIVGGSQGASALNSFVVQELDRLKALGLGIWHQTGKDEFEAIREIYDQKYPAARVEPFISDMHEAYSFADLVICRAGATTIAELTVAGKPSILVPFPYATHDHQLKNARSLEKVGAALVIQQRQLDELNLSSVVGDLFQMPENLARMARAAREAGIPDAGDRVVAQLQDLASSKARRDRR
- a CDS encoding phospho-N-acetylmuramoyl-pentapeptide-transferase; translated protein: MIYHLLYPLSDQVSMLNVFRYITFRSIYAMLTALILSIIIGPIFIRWLRKLKFGQYIKECGPDHQAKSGTPTMGGLLFGFCMLFSVFLWSDLSNKYIWLTVMVFLGFGAVGFVDDYIKVVRRHNDGLSPRIKLLGQLIVSVGAVSLLVSFPEYSTKLMVPFFKNFNPDLTWFYVPFGLFVMIGASNGVNLTDGLDGLAIGPAVVSAGCFALFVYVAGHVNLSNYLQVSYIAGVGEVTVICGAMVGAGLGFLWFNAFPAQVFMGDVGSLSIGGTLGFIAILCKQELLLVIVGGLFVVETLSVILQVGYFKVSGGKRIFRMAPLHHHFEKKGLHESKIIIRFWILSLLLAVMALGTLKLR